The Mycolicibacterium cosmeticum DNA window GAACTGCAGCTGGAACTGCAGCGGCAACAGAAACGGCACGGCGGTGATCACCAGGCGGTACAGCGAGCCGGCCGACACCGTGATGCGCAGCGTGCGCACCCGTAGCACCCGCAGCTTGACCAATGGCGTTGCGGTACGCAGCAGATGCCAGAGCGCCGCCGCCAGCAACACCACCGCGCCGGCCCCGCAGGCGCCGACCAACAGCCAGTCGGTGCCCGTGACCCGGATGTGTTCCAGCGCGATCAGTGCGGCGGCGATGCCACCGCCCAGCGCAACGATGCCGGGCCAGTCCAGCGGTGTCCGCTCTTGCGCCGGTCCGCCCCGAATCAGCTTGAGCGCCAGCAGGAAACCGATGATGCCCAGCGGAATGTTGACCAGGAAGATCCAGCGCCAGCTGCCGACGGTCGCGATGGCGCCGCCGAGCACCGGAGCCAGCACCGGCGCCGCGAGTGCCGGCCAGGTCAGCACGGCGATCGCCCGCACCAGATCGGCCTTGCCGCTGAAGCGCAACACCGCCAACCTCCCGACGGGCACCATCATGGCGCCGCCGATCCCCTGGGCGATCCGCATTCCGACCAGCATGGGCAACGACACGCTCAGCGCACATCCCACCGAGGCCAGGGTGAACACCGCGATGGCGGCGATGAACACGCGCCGGATGCCGAACCGGTCGGCCATCCAGCCACTGGCGGGGATCAGCACCGCCACGGTCACCAGATACGCCGTGATCGCCACGTTGACGTCCACGGCCTCGACACCGAACTGCCCGGCGATGGCGGGGATCGCCGGGGTCAGGATGCTGGCGTCCAGGATCTCCATGAAGAACGCGCCGGCCACCAACAGCGCCACATTCCGGGGAAACGGCGGATTCTCGGGTGCGGCCACACCGGAAAGGTAGTGAGTTCAGCTGTTCATGACCAAGTCGATTCGCTGCGCGCAGACGTCGGCCAGGTCCACTCCCGGGATGCGCGCGTTCAGCCGGACCAGTGGGACCGCCAGCAGCAGCGGCGCCGTCACATCGGTGAAGGCGAGGTTGCCGACCCGGTGCCCGACCGCCCGCTCGTAGCGGTCGATCGTCTCCTCCCGGCTGGGCGTGCCCGGCGCCGGCGCGTGGCCGGGCAGCGGGCTGCTGACCCAATCTGTCATCAGTAACCAACTGATGTCGGCGGCCTGATCACCGAGATGGGCGATCTCCCAGTCCAGTACGGCCCTGGGCGTGAAATCGGGCCGGTACAGCACATTCGACATGCGGGCGTCACCCCAGCACAACCCCACCCGCTCCGGCTCGTAGCGGTGTGCCTCCAGCCAGCTCAGCGCGCGGACGAACGTCGGGTGCAGCGCGGCGCCGCCGTAGGCCCATTTCAGGGCGGAGCGCAGGAACGTGGTCAGCGCCTCGGGTGTGGACGGGCCGAGGAAGTCGAGTCGGTGGGCGTGTGGGTCGACGCGGTGCACGGCCGCGATCATGTCGACGCAGCCGTTCCACAAGGCGGCACGGCCGCGGTCGTCGGTGTCGGCGAAGATGCCCGCGCCGTGATAGGCCGGCACGTCACTGACACCGACCACGCCGTCGATGCGGTCCATCACCAGGTACGGCGTGCCCAGGGCGTCGCCGCCGGGATCGATCCAGCGCACCGACGGGACCGGCACCGGCGAGGACACCAGCCGCTGCATGACCAGGTACTGGCGGCGCAGGTCGTAGTCGGGCAGGATCGGGAATTCCGGCGGCCGTCGGAACACCAGGCCGAGGGTGCCGCCGTCGTCGAGCCCGGTGATGTCGAAAAGGAAAGTCTCGGTGGAGAATCCGGTGGAGCTGGGCGCCCAGTTGACGACGCGCGCTGAACCGGCGCCCGGGATACGTTGACGGACAATGGCTTCGAGTGCCGCGGGCAGCTCGCCGGCGGGTGTTCTCACCATCCGGTGTATCCGTACCGCGGGTAGGCTCCGACGAACACCATCTCGACCAGTCCATGTCCGATTTTCGGGGCCTCGCCTTCGCCGGCCATCCGGACCTCGCACAGCGTCTCGGACAGGAAGCTCACCGGCCTGACGACGTCGAGATCGGTGGTGTCGGCGGTGAAGCCGTCCAGGAATTCCTTTCCGCGCCAGTGCCCGGACGCGTATCCCCCGACCTCCATATAGCCGGCCAGCCCGGGCCAGAAGTCGGTGATCGGGCTGACCTCGATGGTGCTGGTGGTCCGGTCGCCGCGATGCACGGTGAAGGTGCCACCGCTGATCACCCGTAGGTCGTCGCGGAACTTCAGATCATGTTCGACGTCGATGATGGCTGCGGCCGGACGCTCGGTGTGCAGAGGGTGCAGGATCTCTCCCTCGAATTGCCACCGCTGCCCCGTGCTGGTCTCCCGCTGCGCGAAATGCACCAACTCGTCCTCGAATTCGAAGATTCCCATGTAGTAGAGGGTGCCGTCCGGGACCTCCTGCGGTTGTAGATGCGCACCTTCGGACAGGCTGCCGCCGCCGGGTCCGTTGCGGATGCCCCAGGAGTGGTCGCGGCCGAACCACCACCGCCGCGGGTCGATCTCGATGCGCTCGCCGTCGATCTCGATCCAGCCCTCCAGCTCACCGTTCTGGTAGAAGCGCCGGGCGTCCTCGCTGACCCGGCCGCGGCTGCGATGGAACGCGGCGGTCTGCTCATAGGCCGGGAACCGTCCGCGCAACCGCAGGTCCAGGGCGACGCCCTGCTCGTTCGGGGCCAGTTGGGCGCGCACCGTGCGCAGCGGCTCCTGCACCGAATAGGTGAATGGCCCGACGGAATACGTTCCCAGAGCGCCGGTTTGGGGATTCAGTTCGGTGGACATCCGGACCACCCGGGCCTGCCCGTCGCGGCGGGTGATCATGGCGTAGGCGTCGGTGACGTTGCGGTTGGGATAGCGCGCCAGGCCGGTCATCACGTTGATTTCGCCCGAGCGGTCGAACCCGTACATGACGATGCGCTCGGTCCAGCGCAGGTCCGATTGCGAGACGTGGTCGAACGTCGTGGGCAGTTGATGGCAGAGCAGTTCGTCGTGCGGGGTGAGCATCGGTGGTCCCTCCCGGGCCTAATTACGTTATTGGCCATAACGTAATAGATGAACCGGGAAACGGCTAGGTTTTGGACATGACGAGCACAGCGGGCCGCCCACGCGACCCGGCCAAGGATGCCGCCGTGCTGCGGGCCACCCGCGAACTCCTGGTCGAAGCCGGCTACCAGGGCACCACCATGGTGGCCATCGCCAAACGGGCCGGCGTCGGTGCCCCGACGCTGTACCGCCGCTGGCCCACCAAGGAGGCGCTGGTCGAGGATGCCGCATTCGGCCACCCCAGCCCGGCGCCCCTACCCGCCGCCACCGGTGACGTGTACACCGATCTGCGCACCTGGGTGGCGCTGTTCCTGGACTGGCTGGCCAACCCCGTCACCCGCGCCGCACTGCCCGGCCTGCTGACCGCGTACCACCGCGACGAGTCGATCTACAAACGGCTGGTGCTGCGCGCCGAGGCCGATGTCCGCGCCCTGATGGCGGAGCTGCTCGGCGGCGACGCCGAACGCGCCGACACCGTGTTCGACTTCCTGGTCGCCACCACCGTGGTCCGGGCCATGACCCGCGGCCTGGCCGACCGCGAGGCGTTCTGCGACCGGACGGCCGCCGCGCTCACCGCCCTGGCCCGCGCGTGAATCTGCGATTTGTGGAGCGGCACCCGTAATGATTACGGGTGCCGCTCCACAAATCGCCGGTTAGGTGAGGGGTTTGCTCAGGTCGTAGACCGTGGTGCCGCCCACGTCGAGCTTGGCGTAATGCTGCGCCACCCATGCCGAGATCTGGCTGCCGGCACTGTCCTTGTCCGACCCGGGTCCGCCGTGCCCGCCCGGGCCGCGGTCGGCGGCGATGAAGTACCGCACCTGCCCGTCGGTCACGTAATGCTGGAACTGCTCCAGGGTGGGCGCGTTGTCGCCGCCGGCGAAACCACCGATCGACATGATCGAGGCACCGGTCGCCAGCTCCAGACCGCTGGCCTGCATCGAGCCGATCGTCGCTGCGGCCCAACGGTTGTCGAGCCCGGTGATGAGCGCCCGCAATGCGGTCTCATCCTTTTCCTTGCCCCAGCCGCCGGGCGGGCCGAAATCGCCGCCGCCGGCGCGGGCCGGACCCGAAACCGGCATCGGACCACCGGAATGACCGTTGGCCACCGTGGAGATCGAGTACACGGTGCTGCCCGCGAAGCCGAACAGCAGGGCCGCGGTGGCCACCGCCGCGGTGGCCCGGCCCAGCTTGTGCACCCGCACCGCGAGCACCACGGCCACCAGCACCGACCCGACCAGCACGATCCAGCGCACCGCCGGCCACCAGTCCGGGGTCCGATCGAGCAGCACGAACGTCCACACCCCGGTGCCGGCCAGCATGACGGCCAGCACCAGCCGGGGCACCGGGAACTGACGGCCCTCCCACAGCTCGGCCACCGAAATGCCCAGCAGCGCAGCCACCGCGGGAGCCAGGGCCACCGCGTAATACGGGTGCACGGTGCCGTCCATGAAGCAGAACACCGCACCGGTGACGACGAGCCAGCCCGCCCACAGGATCAGCTGCGCACGCACCTTGCCGGTGCGCGGGCTGCGCCGGGTGAACCACACCGTGGCGACCAGACCGATCAGCGCGGCAGGCAGCAGCCAGGACACCTCGGTACCCATGAAGTCGTTGAACAACCGCCCGAGCCCGGGTTCCCCGCCGAAGAACACGTTCCGCCCGCCGGGACCACCGCCCGGGAAGTGCCCACCACCGCCGCCGGGCTGGTTGTTACCGGTGATGCGCTGAATGCCGTTGTAACCCAGGGCAAGCTGTAACAAGCTGTTGTCGGTGGAGCCGGCGATATAGGGCCGGGCGTCGGCGGGCCACAGCCCTACCAGGGCGATGTACCAGCCGGCCGAGAACACCATCGCCACCACACCGACGGCGACCGCACCCACTCGCCTGCCCAGCGTCGCGCCGCCGGCGATCAGGAATGCCAGCCCGAGGCCGGGCAACACCAGGAACGCCTGCAGCATCTTCGTCAGGAACGCGAAGCCGACCGCACCGCCGGTCAGCGCCATCCATTTCGTCATGTTGGCCACCGACGCGGTGCCGATGGCCCGCACCGTGCAGTACGCGGCGATCACCAGCAGCAGCACCAGCAGCGCGTCGGGGTTGTTGTAGCGGAACATCGACGTCGCCACCGGGGTCAGCGCCAGGGCGGCGCCGGCAATCAGCCCGGCGCCCGGCCCGCTGCACCGCCGCACCGTGGCGTACAGCACGGCCACCGCGGCCACCCCCATCAGGGCTTGGGGCAGCAGCATGGTGAATTCGCTGAAGCCGAACAGCCGGCCCGACAGGCCCATCACCCACATCGCCGCGGGCGGCTTGTCGACGGTGATGGCGTTGCCGGCGTCGAAAGACCCGAAGAACAACGCCTTCCACGACTGGGTGCCGGCCTGCGCGGCGGCGGCGTAGTAGCTGTTGGCCCACCCGTTCGAGCCCAGGCCCCACAGGTAGAGCACCGCGGTGCCGGCCAGCAGGGCCAGCAGGCCCGGCCGCTCCCAGCGGGCCTGGGTGGGCTCGCCCAGCAGCAGCCGGGCGGCCGGCCGGGTATCGGTCACAGTCATGTCAATCCTCTTGATAGCAGAGTGGTCTAGGCGGCGCGGCGCGGATGGAACACCCAGCCGCGCAGCAGGACGAAGCGGACGGCGGTGGCCACCAGATTGGCCAGCACCAGGACGGTCAATTCGACCAGCTTGTGCGGCTGCGGGACGAAGGTATGCAACCCGGCCAGCGATCCGCTGGTGATGGCCAGCGCGATGCCGAAGACGATCAGGCCCTCGAACTGATGCCGGGCCGCGCCTGCCCCACCGCG harbors:
- a CDS encoding TetR/AcrR family transcriptional regulator codes for the protein MTSTAGRPRDPAKDAAVLRATRELLVEAGYQGTTMVAIAKRAGVGAPTLYRRWPTKEALVEDAAFGHPSPAPLPAATGDVYTDLRTWVALFLDWLANPVTRAALPGLLTAYHRDESIYKRLVLRAEADVRALMAELLGGDAERADTVFDFLVATTVVRAMTRGLADREAFCDRTAAALTALARA
- a CDS encoding ArnT family glycosyltransferase; the protein is MTVTDTRPAARLLLGEPTQARWERPGLLALLAGTAVLYLWGLGSNGWANSYYAAAAQAGTQSWKALFFGSFDAGNAITVDKPPAAMWVMGLSGRLFGFSEFTMLLPQALMGVAAVAVLYATVRRCSGPGAGLIAGAALALTPVATSMFRYNNPDALLVLLLVIAAYCTVRAIGTASVANMTKWMALTGGAVGFAFLTKMLQAFLVLPGLGLAFLIAGGATLGRRVGAVAVGVVAMVFSAGWYIALVGLWPADARPYIAGSTDNSLLQLALGYNGIQRITGNNQPGGGGGHFPGGGPGGRNVFFGGEPGLGRLFNDFMGTEVSWLLPAALIGLVATVWFTRRSPRTGKVRAQLILWAGWLVVTGAVFCFMDGTVHPYYAVALAPAVAALLGISVAELWEGRQFPVPRLVLAVMLAGTGVWTFVLLDRTPDWWPAVRWIVLVGSVLVAVVLAVRVHKLGRATAAVATAALLFGFAGSTVYSISTVANGHSGGPMPVSGPARAGGGDFGPPGGWGKEKDETALRALITGLDNRWAAATIGSMQASGLELATGASIMSIGGFAGGDNAPTLEQFQHYVTDGQVRYFIAADRGPGGHGGPGSDKDSAGSQISAWVAQHYAKLDVGGTTVYDLSKPLT
- a CDS encoding phosphotransferase family protein, which translates into the protein MVRTPAGELPAALEAIVRQRIPGAGSARVVNWAPSSTGFSTETFLFDITGLDDGGTLGLVFRRPPEFPILPDYDLRRQYLVMQRLVSSPVPVPSVRWIDPGGDALGTPYLVMDRIDGVVGVSDVPAYHGAGIFADTDDRGRAALWNGCVDMIAAVHRVDPHAHRLDFLGPSTPEALTTFLRSALKWAYGGAALHPTFVRALSWLEAHRYEPERVGLCWGDARMSNVLYRPDFTPRAVLDWEIAHLGDQAADISWLLMTDWVSSPLPGHAPAPGTPSREETIDRYERAVGHRVGNLAFTDVTAPLLLAVPLVRLNARIPGVDLADVCAQRIDLVMNS
- a CDS encoding MFS transporter — encoded protein: MALLVAGAFFMEILDASILTPAIPAIAGQFGVEAVDVNVAITAYLVTVAVLIPASGWMADRFGIRRVFIAAIAVFTLASVGCALSVSLPMLVGMRIAQGIGGAMMVPVGRLAVLRFSGKADLVRAIAVLTWPALAAPVLAPVLGGAIATVGSWRWIFLVNIPLGIIGFLLALKLIRGGPAQERTPLDWPGIVALGGGIAAALIALEHIRVTGTDWLLVGACGAGAVVLLAAALWHLLRTATPLVKLRVLRVRTLRITVSAGSLYRLVITAVPFLLPLQFQLQFGWTPFAAGLMVAALFAGNLTIKPITTPLMRRFGIRTVLLVNGVASVACFGLLAALRPGVPVALIAVVLYLSGALRSIGFTAYNSLAFSDVDGDELTHANTLNASVQELAAGLGIALAALLLSLLSSYPPVFLVLGALMAVTLVETLRLPGDAGAQVSGAGTRGR